From a single Alkalihalophilus pseudofirmus genomic region:
- a CDS encoding carbamoyl phosphate synthase small subunit: MKRQLILEDGTYFVGRGFGADTELKGEVVFNTGMTGYQEILSDPSYCGQIVTLTYPLIGNYGINRDDFESITPAIHGLIVREVEREPSHWKNEESLHTFLQARGIPGLEGIDTRKLTRLIREHGTLRGRICSMDVDRDEIVQELSNTGWQHDQVETVSVRDAYHAPGKEERIVLVDFGMKHGILQSLIERHCDVVVVPYDTSAEEILRLRPDGILLSNGPGNPEDVPQAITMIQELLGKVPIFGICLGHQLLALASGATTSKLRFGHRGSNHPVREIATGKIDITAQNHGYTVDKESLVNTRLEMTHEAVNDGTVEGLKHLDYPAFSVQYHPEASPGPEDASYLFDAFLHMIAEEKKSKEVQAI, translated from the coding sequence GGATTTGGAGCAGATACGGAACTAAAAGGAGAAGTAGTCTTTAATACAGGAATGACAGGTTATCAGGAAATATTATCTGATCCTTCTTACTGCGGTCAAATTGTTACATTGACTTACCCGCTGATTGGAAACTACGGAATCAATCGTGATGATTTTGAATCAATTACACCTGCCATTCATGGTTTGATTGTGAGAGAAGTAGAACGCGAGCCTAGCCATTGGAAGAATGAAGAATCACTTCATACATTTCTTCAGGCAAGAGGAATCCCAGGATTAGAAGGAATCGACACACGGAAGCTTACTCGATTAATTCGTGAGCATGGCACATTAAGAGGGCGCATTTGCTCAATGGATGTAGATCGTGACGAAATCGTACAAGAGCTTTCAAACACTGGATGGCAGCACGATCAAGTTGAAACGGTTTCTGTAAGAGATGCCTACCATGCACCAGGCAAAGAAGAACGAATTGTGTTGGTCGACTTCGGTATGAAGCATGGCATTTTACAGTCATTGATCGAGCGACATTGTGATGTGGTTGTTGTGCCATATGACACGAGTGCAGAAGAAATTCTCAGACTTAGACCGGATGGGATTTTACTAAGCAATGGCCCAGGTAATCCAGAAGATGTACCTCAAGCAATCACGATGATTCAAGAACTTTTAGGGAAGGTGCCGATCTTTGGAATTTGTCTAGGACATCAGCTTTTAGCACTTGCTTCAGGAGCAACAACAAGTAAATTACGCTTTGGCCACCGTGGCTCTAACCACCCAGTAAGAGAAATTGCCACTGGCAAAATCGATATCACTGCTCAAAACCATGGCTATACGGTTGATAAAGAGAGTCTAGTAAACACAAGACTTGAAATGACACATGAGGCTGTAAATGATGGAACAGTAGAAGGATTGAAGCATCTCGATTATCCAGCTTTTAGTGTTCAATATCATCCAGAAGCATCACCAGGTCCTGAAGATGCAAGTTATCTATTTGATGCATTTTTACACATGATAGCGGAAGAGAAAAAGTCAAAAGAAGTTCAAGCAATCTAA
- the pyrF gene encoding orotidine-5'-phosphate decarboxylase — MQRPLIVALDVHQKEARDRLLETFKHDSIYMKVGMELYYQEGPRIIEQLKKDGHHVFLDLKLHDIPNTIGRAMKVLSSLEVDLINVHAAGGRKMMEAALEGLEAGKPANAPRPKLIAVTQLTSTDQEMLTDELLIKEEIAHVVSTYAALAKKTGLDGVVSSALEVPLIHEVCGEDFLTVTPGIRRLSDAKGDQKRIVTPMKAKELGSWGIVVGRSITESIDPYQTYLEMKKEWEEGK; from the coding sequence ATGCAGCGTCCGCTAATTGTAGCTTTAGATGTTCATCAAAAAGAGGCTAGAGATAGACTTTTAGAAACATTTAAGCATGATTCGATTTATATGAAAGTGGGTATGGAACTTTATTACCAAGAAGGTCCTAGAATCATTGAACAATTAAAAAAAGATGGCCATCATGTTTTCTTAGATTTAAAGCTGCATGATATTCCGAATACTATTGGCCGAGCGATGAAAGTATTGAGCAGTTTGGAAGTAGACTTGATAAATGTGCATGCAGCAGGCGGACGTAAAATGATGGAAGCAGCTCTTGAAGGTTTAGAAGCAGGAAAACCTGCAAATGCTCCTAGACCGAAGTTGATCGCTGTAACACAATTAACAAGTACAGATCAAGAGATGCTGACAGATGAACTACTTATTAAAGAAGAGATCGCACATGTCGTTTCAACTTATGCTGCATTAGCTAAAAAAACCGGGTTAGACGGCGTAGTGAGCTCCGCCTTAGAAGTCCCGCTTATTCACGAAGTATGCGGAGAAGATTTTCTCACTGTTACTCCAGGCATACGCAGACTTAGTGATGCCAAAGGAGATCAGAAACGAATTGTCACCCCGATGAAAGCAAAAGAGCTTGGCAGCTGGGGGATTGTCGTAGGAAGAAGCATTACAGAATCTATTGATCCATACCAAACCTACTTGGAAATGAAAAAAGAATGGGAGGAAGGAAAATGA
- the carB gene encoding carbamoyl-phosphate synthase large subunit, translating to MGKRTDIQKILVIGSGPIVIGQAAEFDYAGTQACQALKEEGYEVILINSNPATIMTDTTMADRVYIEPITLEFVSRIIRQERPCGIVATLGGQTGLNMAMELDESGILDAYNIELLGTDLKAIKQAEDREQFRALMNELNEPVPESEIVHTVEEAQVFVRKIGYPIIVRPAYTLGGTGGGIVHNDDELIEIVSSGLKYSPVTQCLVEKSIAGFKEVEYEVMRDASDQAIVVCNMENFDPVGVHTGDSIVFAPSQTLTDRDYQMLRNSSLKIIRALGIEGGCNVQFALDADSDQYYIIEVNPRVSRSSALASKATGYPIAKMAAKIAVGYALDEIQNPVTKTTYASFEPALDYVVSKIPRWPFDKFEAANRRLGTQMKATGEVMAIGRNLEESLLKAVRSLEAGYDHLFDADVTNLETNELKEKVTKPDDQRIFALTELLRREVKVEELHELTDIDRFFLQKLNRIVALENKLGEHNGDLDVLKEAKERGFCDSQVAKLWDLTENAVYETRMEEGITPVYKMVDTCSAEFESRTPYYYGTYEEEMESVRTTKKSILVLGSGPIRIGQGIEFDYATVHTVWAIKEAGYEAIIMNNNPETVSTDFSTSDKLYFEPLTVEDVMHVVNHEKPEGVIVQFGGQTAINLADQLAARGVKIIGTSLEDMDRAEDRDKFEQTLMALDIPQPLGKTATSVEQAVKIAANIGYPVLVRPSYVLGGRAMEIVYKEEELLHYMTHAVKINPKHPVLIDRYLTGKELEVDAISDGENVYIPGMMEHIERAGVHSGDSIAVYPPQTVPDHLKQKIIDRTIAIARGLNIVGLLNIQYVWHQDEVYVLEVNPRSSRTVPFLSKITGVSMANLATKVMLGQTLPELGYQTGYHPESVVVSVKVPVFSFAKLRRVDITLGPEMKSTGEVMGRDVTLEKALYKGLIASGMKIPTHGSVLFTIADKDKEEALSLVERFNKIGYNILATAGTAKFIKELGIPVTTVNKIGEEKPHLLDVIRQGEAQFVINTLTRGKQPARDGFRIRREAVENGVVCLTSIDTADALLSVLESITFTSESMPHMQAPKGGVKHAEASNVESGKSTVSSGSYL from the coding sequence ATGGGTAAACGTACGGACATTCAAAAAATCTTAGTCATAGGGTCAGGTCCCATTGTCATTGGTCAAGCAGCGGAATTTGATTATGCAGGAACTCAAGCTTGCCAAGCGTTAAAAGAAGAAGGGTATGAAGTCATTTTAATCAATTCAAATCCTGCCACAATCATGACAGATACAACAATGGCTGATCGTGTGTATATTGAGCCGATTACACTTGAATTCGTCAGCCGAATTATCCGCCAAGAGCGTCCTTGTGGAATTGTAGCCACTTTAGGAGGACAAACTGGTCTTAATATGGCAATGGAGCTTGATGAATCAGGAATATTAGATGCCTATAATATTGAATTACTCGGTACGGATTTAAAAGCAATTAAACAAGCTGAAGATAGAGAGCAGTTTCGTGCATTAATGAATGAATTAAATGAACCAGTGCCTGAGAGTGAAATTGTTCATACAGTTGAAGAAGCGCAAGTATTTGTCCGGAAAATCGGCTATCCGATCATCGTTCGTCCTGCATATACACTAGGTGGAACAGGCGGCGGTATTGTTCATAATGATGACGAATTAATCGAGATCGTATCTAGCGGCCTTAAATACAGCCCTGTAACGCAATGTTTAGTAGAAAAAAGCATTGCTGGGTTTAAAGAAGTAGAGTATGAAGTTATGCGAGATGCATCAGATCAAGCAATCGTTGTATGTAACATGGAAAACTTTGATCCAGTCGGAGTGCATACAGGAGATTCAATCGTATTTGCACCAAGCCAAACACTAACGGATCGTGATTATCAAATGCTCCGTAATTCATCTTTAAAAATCATTCGTGCATTAGGGATTGAAGGAGGATGCAACGTTCAGTTTGCGCTAGATGCAGATAGCGATCAGTACTATATTATCGAAGTGAACCCGAGGGTCAGCCGTTCTTCTGCACTTGCAAGTAAAGCAACAGGGTATCCGATTGCAAAAATGGCTGCCAAGATTGCTGTAGGGTATGCACTTGATGAAATTCAAAACCCGGTTACAAAAACAACGTATGCCAGCTTTGAGCCTGCCCTAGATTATGTAGTATCTAAAATTCCTCGCTGGCCTTTTGATAAATTTGAAGCGGCTAATCGCAGGTTAGGAACGCAAATGAAGGCAACAGGGGAAGTCATGGCGATCGGACGCAACCTAGAAGAATCTTTATTAAAAGCAGTTCGCTCTCTTGAAGCAGGGTATGATCATTTGTTTGATGCAGACGTAACAAATTTAGAAACAAATGAATTAAAAGAGAAAGTTACGAAGCCGGATGATCAACGAATCTTTGCCCTCACTGAATTACTAAGAAGAGAAGTTAAAGTAGAAGAGCTGCATGAACTGACAGATATTGATCGCTTCTTTTTACAAAAACTCAATCGAATTGTAGCTTTAGAAAACAAGCTGGGTGAGCATAATGGAGACCTTGATGTGTTGAAGGAAGCTAAAGAACGAGGGTTCTGTGATTCTCAAGTAGCAAAGCTTTGGGATCTCACAGAAAATGCAGTCTATGAAACTCGGATGGAAGAGGGAATTACCCCAGTTTATAAAATGGTCGATACATGTTCAGCAGAATTTGAATCTCGCACCCCTTATTACTACGGGACGTATGAAGAGGAAATGGAATCTGTTCGTACAACTAAAAAGAGCATTCTTGTATTAGGATCAGGCCCGATCCGCATTGGTCAAGGGATTGAATTTGATTATGCAACGGTTCATACGGTATGGGCGATTAAAGAAGCAGGGTATGAAGCAATCATTATGAATAATAATCCTGAAACCGTATCGACTGATTTTAGTACATCCGACAAGCTGTACTTTGAGCCTTTGACGGTAGAGGATGTAATGCATGTAGTTAATCATGAAAAGCCAGAAGGTGTGATTGTTCAATTCGGAGGACAGACGGCGATTAATCTAGCGGATCAATTAGCTGCGCGCGGAGTAAAAATCATTGGAACATCTCTAGAAGATATGGACCGTGCAGAGGATCGCGATAAATTCGAACAAACATTAATGGCACTAGATATTCCGCAGCCATTAGGGAAAACAGCAACATCCGTTGAACAAGCAGTGAAAATTGCTGCAAATATCGGCTACCCAGTGCTAGTCAGACCATCATATGTACTCGGCGGCCGCGCGATGGAAATTGTGTATAAAGAAGAAGAACTGTTGCACTATATGACGCACGCAGTGAAAATTAATCCAAAACACCCAGTCTTAATCGACCGCTATCTAACAGGAAAAGAGCTAGAAGTAGATGCCATTTCTGATGGAGAGAATGTGTATATTCCGGGAATGATGGAACACATCGAACGTGCAGGGGTGCACTCAGGGGACTCAATCGCAGTCTATCCGCCTCAAACGGTGCCTGATCACCTTAAACAGAAAATTATTGACCGTACGATTGCTATTGCTCGCGGGTTAAACATTGTAGGGCTGTTAAATATTCAATATGTATGGCATCAAGATGAAGTGTATGTACTAGAAGTAAACCCAAGATCAAGTCGTACCGTTCCATTTTTAAGTAAAATCACGGGCGTTTCGATGGCTAATCTAGCAACCAAAGTGATGCTCGGTCAAACCTTGCCGGAACTAGGATATCAAACAGGTTACCATCCTGAATCTGTTGTTGTTTCTGTCAAAGTACCTGTGTTCTCATTTGCTAAGCTGCGCCGAGTAGATATCACGCTAGGACCTGAAATGAAATCGACTGGTGAAGTAATGGGTCGTGATGTGACTTTAGAAAAAGCATTATACAAAGGGTTAATTGCTTCTGGAATGAAAATACCAACTCACGGTTCTGTACTGTTTACAATTGCTGATAAAGACAAAGAAGAAGCGCTTAGTTTAGTAGAACGCTTTAATAAAATCGGCTACAACATTCTTGCTACAGCTGGTACTGCTAAATTTATCAAAGAGCTTGGCATCCCTGTAACAACTGTGAACAAAATCGGTGAAGAAAAACCGCACTTACTCGATGTAATTAGACAAGGTGAAGCGCAGTTTGTCATCAACACCTTAACTCGCGGTAAACAGCCAGCACGTGACGGATTCAGAATCCGACGTGAAGCGGTAGAAAATGGGGTCGTTTGCTTAACATCAATTGATACAGCAGATGCACTTCTTAGTGTGTTGGAATCTATCACATTTACTTCAGAATCCATGCCTCATATGCAAGCACCAAAAGGGGGAGTCAAGCATGCAGAAGCAAGCAATGTTGAAAGTGGAAAGTCAACGGTTAGTAGCGGATCGTATCTATGA
- a CDS encoding class I SAM-dependent methyltransferase — MRKMDGAEFDSLVSFFDGMARTNWLSKVHDQLKEMSGTWRSKEILDVGCGTGRLLTRGLNEADRIVGVDLSEEMITAAKELFQTSNTDTKNDFIVGDAYHLPFEDETFDCALSTCVMFLLPEPEKGITEMLRVTKKSGTIVMLNPSETMNPERASSYADRNQMTGFEKETLVKWSNVSTRRHRYSEQSLSSVLTKLGAKKVTHQPVVGGLAMITVAQK, encoded by the coding sequence ATGAGAAAAATGGATGGTGCAGAGTTTGATTCCCTCGTTTCTTTTTTTGATGGAATGGCAAGAACGAATTGGCTGAGTAAAGTGCATGACCAATTAAAAGAAATGAGCGGAACATGGCGTTCTAAAGAGATCCTAGATGTTGGCTGCGGCACAGGCCGTCTGTTGACAAGAGGTTTGAATGAGGCTGATCGTATAGTCGGAGTAGATCTATCCGAAGAAATGATCACAGCTGCAAAGGAGCTATTTCAAACGAGTAATACAGATACGAAAAATGATTTCATCGTAGGCGATGCCTATCATCTGCCTTTTGAAGACGAGACATTTGATTGTGCGCTATCCACGTGTGTGATGTTTTTGCTGCCAGAGCCAGAAAAAGGCATTACAGAAATGCTGCGAGTGACAAAAAAATCTGGTACGATCGTGATGTTAAATCCGAGTGAAACAATGAATCCTGAGCGAGCCTCATCTTATGCAGACCGCAACCAGATGACAGGGTTTGAAAAAGAGACCTTAGTTAAATGGTCGAATGTATCTACGAGACGGCATAGGTATTCAGAGCAATCTCTTTCAAGCGTATTAACAAAGCTTGGAGCAAAAAAGGTCACTCATCAACCTGTGGTAGGAGGTCTTGCGATGATTACGGTGGCCCAAAAATAA
- the pyrE gene encoding orotate phosphoribosyltransferase → MNKQIAASLLDIEAVTLSPNEPFTWSSGIKSPIYCDNRMTLSYPNVRRMIAGEFETLIKEKFPDVDVIAGTATAGIPHAAWVSELLELPMVYVRGSAKGHGKQNQIEGKLSSGQKVVIIEDLISTGGSAIKAAEALREAGANVLGVAAIFTYELADAKTNFNEADLETSVLTTFSTLLDVAKGRGTISGEEEKKLLAWSNDPSSVKWT, encoded by the coding sequence ATGAACAAACAAATTGCAGCATCCTTACTTGATATTGAAGCGGTTACCCTTTCGCCAAATGAACCTTTTACATGGAGCTCAGGTATAAAATCGCCTATCTACTGTGATAACCGTATGACTCTATCTTATCCAAACGTCCGTCGCATGATCGCAGGTGAATTTGAAACATTAATCAAAGAAAAGTTTCCAGATGTAGATGTGATTGCTGGAACGGCTACTGCTGGTATTCCACATGCGGCATGGGTAAGCGAACTGCTTGAGCTGCCGATGGTGTATGTACGCGGGAGTGCAAAAGGGCATGGAAAACAAAATCAAATTGAAGGGAAACTTTCGTCTGGCCAGAAAGTGGTCATTATTGAAGACTTAATTTCAACTGGAGGAAGTGCTATAAAAGCAGCAGAAGCGCTAAGAGAAGCTGGCGCGAACGTATTAGGTGTGGCAGCAATCTTTACTTATGAATTAGCTGATGCGAAGACGAACTTTAATGAGGCGGACCTAGAAACTTCTGTTTTAACAACTTTTTCAACTCTGCTTGATGTTGCCAAAGGCCGTGGTACAATTAGTGGAGAAGAAGAAAAAAAGCTGCTTGCCTGGAGCAATGACCCTTCTTCTGTTAAGTGGACTTAA
- a CDS encoding dihydroorotate dehydrogenase electron transfer subunit: protein MQKQAMLKVESQRLVADRIYELICSGEQVKQMVNPGQFVHLKTGSFDDLLLRRPLSICDVDRSSETLKMIYRVEGKGTERLSHKKSGDEIDLLGPLGTGFPVEEAQPGETALLVGGGIGVPPLYYLSKQLISRGVRVIHVLGFQSKKDVFYEEEFKQLGDTYIATVDGTYGTNGFVTDAIDEMELQSDILYSCGPTPMLRALSDLYKGKRAYVSLEERMGCGIGACFACVCHTEDDPTGTSYRKVCTDGPVFKVGEVVI, encoded by the coding sequence ATGCAGAAGCAAGCAATGTTGAAAGTGGAAAGTCAACGGTTAGTAGCGGATCGTATCTATGAGCTGATATGCAGCGGCGAGCAAGTGAAGCAGATGGTGAATCCTGGCCAATTTGTTCATCTTAAAACAGGCTCATTTGATGATTTGCTGTTAAGACGTCCATTAAGTATATGTGATGTTGATCGCTCCTCCGAAACTCTTAAAATGATTTATCGAGTGGAAGGAAAGGGAACCGAAAGGCTGTCTCACAAAAAGAGCGGGGATGAGATTGATTTACTAGGACCGCTTGGGACAGGATTTCCGGTAGAGGAAGCACAGCCAGGAGAGACGGCTCTTCTGGTTGGGGGCGGAATAGGTGTACCACCGCTTTATTATCTATCAAAGCAATTAATTAGTCGCGGGGTCCGAGTTATTCATGTACTCGGATTCCAATCCAAAAAAGACGTGTTTTATGAAGAAGAATTCAAGCAGCTAGGGGACACGTATATAGCGACAGTGGATGGTACTTATGGGACGAACGGATTTGTTACTGATGCAATAGATGAGATGGAACTCCAATCAGATATTCTATACAGCTGCGGACCGACACCAATGCTTCGTGCGTTAAGTGATTTGTATAAAGGTAAACGAGCATATGTGTCATTAGAAGAGAGAATGGGCTGCGGCATTGGAGCTTGCTTTGCATGTGTATGTCACACCGAAGATGATCCTACAGGCACAAGCTACCGCAAAGTATGTACGGATGGTCCAGTATTTAAAGTCGGGGAGGTTGTGATATGA
- a CDS encoding dihydroorotate dehydrogenase, which translates to MSRLNTSRLNTNRLNIELPGLSLKNPIMPASGCFGFGAEYAEFYNLDLLGAIMIKATTAEARFGNPTPRVAETTAGMLNAIGLQNPGLEGVLTKELPRLSQYEVPIIANVAGAQMEDYVEVARELSQSPTVAALELNISCPNVKQGGIAFGTVPEVAAELTAAVKQVSTKPVYVKLSPNVSDIVEMAKAVEAAGADGLSMINTLLGMRIDLKSRKPILANGAGGLSGPAIKPVAVRMIHQVSQAVSIPIIGMGGVQTVDDVIEMMLAGASAVAIGTANFADPYICPNIIKELPDKLDELGVDHITDLIGGSWKELCSVR; encoded by the coding sequence ATGAGTCGCTTGAATACGAGTCGCTTAAATACAAATCGCTTGAATATCGAATTGCCAGGACTTTCATTAAAGAACCCTATAATGCCAGCTTCAGGATGCTTTGGATTTGGGGCTGAATATGCTGAGTTTTATAACTTAGATCTGTTAGGGGCGATCATGATTAAAGCGACGACTGCTGAAGCTCGCTTTGGAAATCCGACTCCGCGTGTAGCAGAAACGACAGCAGGAATGCTGAATGCAATCGGGCTTCAAAATCCTGGTTTAGAAGGTGTACTGACAAAAGAACTTCCTAGACTGAGTCAATACGAGGTGCCAATCATTGCAAATGTGGCAGGAGCACAAATGGAGGATTATGTTGAAGTTGCTAGAGAACTTTCACAAAGTCCAACCGTGGCAGCACTGGAATTAAATATTTCTTGTCCGAACGTGAAACAAGGCGGAATTGCATTTGGAACGGTCCCAGAAGTAGCCGCTGAATTAACGGCAGCGGTCAAACAAGTTTCGACTAAACCCGTATACGTTAAGCTCTCTCCAAATGTATCTGATATTGTGGAAATGGCAAAAGCAGTAGAAGCGGCAGGAGCTGATGGATTATCGATGATTAATACGTTGCTTGGTATGAGAATTGATTTAAAATCTCGAAAGCCTATATTAGCAAACGGAGCAGGCGGGCTATCTGGACCTGCTATTAAGCCGGTCGCTGTACGAATGATTCATCAAGTAAGTCAGGCTGTTTCCATACCGATCATCGGAATGGGAGGAGTCCAGACGGTGGACGATGTTATTGAAATGATGCTGGCAGGGGCAAGTGCTGTGGCTATTGGTACGGCAAATTTCGCAGATCCTTATATCTGCCCAAATATTATTAAAGAACTACCGGATAAATTAGATGAATTAGGTGTAGATCATATAACCGATTTAATCGGAGGGAGTTGGAAGGAATTATGCAGCGTCCGCTAA